One part of the Arthrobacter sp. EM1 genome encodes these proteins:
- a CDS encoding RNA polymerase sigma factor, which produces MLLERETEFEALYRAHYRRVYQYVLRRIGDPETAQELTGDVFRIAWRKFAAQEDAGLPWLCAVARNVLGNEYRGRKRRRELLLKLKDFSSRRPEPGGTGSGGFGETGEPTSEPVIAALGRIAARHREVLILVYWDNFTTAELAQCLGCSEGAASVRVHRAKKAFAATLSPHLDESAGT; this is translated from the coding sequence ATGCTGTTGGAACGCGAAACGGAGTTTGAAGCCCTTTATCGGGCTCACTATCGGCGCGTCTACCAGTACGTCCTCCGCCGGATCGGCGATCCGGAGACCGCACAGGAACTCACCGGCGACGTCTTTCGGATCGCGTGGCGGAAGTTCGCCGCGCAGGAGGACGCCGGCTTGCCGTGGCTCTGCGCGGTGGCTCGAAACGTCCTGGGCAACGAATACCGGGGCCGCAAGCGTCGGCGGGAACTTTTGTTGAAACTGAAGGATTTTTCGTCGCGGCGCCCCGAGCCGGGAGGAACGGGCAGCGGAGGATTCGGCGAAACGGGGGAGCCGACGTCAGAGCCGGTGATCGCCGCTCTTGGCCGGATCGCGGCGAGACACCGTGAGGTCCTGATCCTCGTCTACTGGGACAACTTCACCACAGCGGAGCTCGCACAGTGCCTGGGCTGCTCGGAAGGGGCCGCCAGTGTGCGCGTGCACCGGGCGAAAAAGGCGTTTGCGGCGACCCTGTCACCGCACCTCGATGAGAGCGCAGGAACCTAA
- the prpB gene encoding methylisocitrate lyase has translation MLYSKVTPEQKRIRFRELLASGTIQQFPGAFNPLSARLIEEKGFAGVYISGAVLANDLGLPDIGLTTLTEVATRAGQIARMTDLPSIVDADTGFGEPMNVARSVQELENAGLAGLHIEDQFNPKRCGHLDGKNVVDLDTATKRIRAAADARRDPNFLIMARTDIRATDGLKATQDRAKALVEAGADAIFPEAMKDLSEFQAIRDAVDVPILANMTEFGQSALFTVEQLAAVGVNMIIYPVTLLRSAMGAAERTLESIKADGTQEAQVGNMLTRARLYDLVDYEAYNSFDTGVFNFQIPGQ, from the coding sequence ATGCTGTACTCGAAGGTCACCCCGGAGCAGAAGCGGATCCGCTTCCGCGAGCTCCTGGCGTCGGGTACGATCCAGCAGTTCCCGGGCGCGTTCAACCCGCTCTCAGCCCGGCTGATCGAGGAGAAGGGCTTCGCCGGGGTTTACATTTCCGGCGCTGTCCTGGCCAATGACCTGGGCCTGCCGGACATCGGGCTGACCACACTCACCGAGGTGGCCACCCGCGCCGGGCAGATCGCCCGGATGACCGATCTGCCCAGCATCGTCGACGCCGACACGGGCTTCGGCGAGCCGATGAACGTCGCCCGCTCGGTCCAGGAGCTTGAGAATGCGGGCCTGGCCGGCCTGCACATCGAGGACCAGTTCAACCCGAAGCGCTGCGGCCACCTCGACGGCAAAAACGTCGTGGACCTGGACACCGCCACGAAACGCATCCGGGCCGCGGCAGATGCCAGGCGCGACCCAAACTTCCTGATCATGGCCCGGACCGATATCCGTGCCACGGACGGCCTGAAGGCAACCCAGGACCGGGCCAAGGCGCTCGTGGAGGCCGGGGCGGACGCCATCTTCCCGGAAGCCATGAAAGACCTCAGCGAATTCCAGGCGATCCGGGACGCCGTCGACGTGCCGATTTTGGCCAACATGACCGAGTTCGGCCAGAGCGCGCTGTTCACCGTGGAGCAGCTCGCCGCCGTCGGGGTCAACATGATCATTTACCCGGTGACGCTGCTCCGTAGTGCCATGGGCGCTGCGGAGCGTACGCTGGAGTCGATTAAGGCTGACGGTACCCAGGAGGCCCAGGTCGGGAACATGCTGACCCGGGCGCGTTTGTATGATCTCGTGGACTACGAGGCCTACAACAGCTTCGATACCGGCGTTTTCAACTTCCAGATCCCGGGTCAGTAG
- a CDS encoding AMP-binding protein, whose amino-acid sequence MVTKNYQDSYQASLATPEAFWLEAAAKVSWTVPPQRALDSGRAPLYDWFPDGVLNTSYNALDRHVAAGRGGQDALIYDSAMLGTQQRFSYSELTDLVARFAGVLRRQGVGRGDRVVIYMPMIPEAAIAMLATARLGAVHSVVFGGFAPKELAARIRDAAPAAVVTASGGIEPSRRIEYLPAVEEALGLAGSPGTPVVVKGREGFASSVAGHAGWLDWDTEMATAAPAAPVDVRATDPLYILYTSGTTGAPKGVVRDNGGHAVALCWTLENIYDIGPGDVMWTASDVGWVVGHSYIVYGPLLAGATTVLYEGKPVGTPDAGAFWRVIQDHRVNVLFTAPTALRAIRKADSEAKLLAGYDISSLRTLFAAGERLDTDTFHWASRILGVPVVDHWWQTETGWAICANPRGLDGLPIKAGSPSVPMPGFKLNIVDGAGADVEAGTEGNIVLSLPLPPGTLTTLWGDDERYISSYLQAFEGYYATGDSGYRDEDGYLFVMGRTDDIINVAGHRLSTGAMEQVIGQHPAVAECAVIGLADPLKGQRPSGYVVLKSGVEVSAEILVKDLIALVRRDIGAVADFKHVTVVDALPKTRSGKILRKTMRQIADGEDYVVPSTIEDAGVIDQLIGTLRPGRSISP is encoded by the coding sequence ATGGTTACCAAGAACTACCAGGACAGCTACCAGGCCAGCCTGGCAACACCGGAAGCATTCTGGCTGGAAGCCGCAGCGAAAGTCTCCTGGACTGTCCCGCCGCAGCGTGCCCTCGATTCCGGCCGGGCCCCGCTGTACGACTGGTTCCCCGACGGAGTGCTCAACACCTCCTATAACGCGTTGGACCGTCACGTGGCGGCGGGCCGGGGCGGGCAGGACGCCCTGATCTACGACTCCGCCATGCTCGGCACGCAGCAGCGCTTCAGCTACAGCGAGCTGACGGACCTCGTTGCCCGGTTCGCCGGCGTTTTGCGCCGCCAGGGCGTCGGCAGGGGAGACCGTGTGGTGATCTACATGCCGATGATCCCCGAGGCGGCCATCGCCATGCTCGCCACGGCCCGGCTCGGCGCCGTGCACTCAGTGGTCTTCGGCGGCTTTGCCCCCAAGGAACTCGCCGCCCGCATCCGCGATGCCGCCCCGGCCGCGGTGGTCACGGCCTCCGGCGGCATCGAACCCTCACGCCGGATCGAGTATCTCCCGGCGGTCGAGGAGGCCCTCGGCCTGGCCGGGTCGCCGGGCACTCCGGTCGTGGTCAAGGGCAGGGAAGGCTTCGCTTCCTCGGTGGCCGGCCACGCCGGCTGGCTGGACTGGGATACCGAGATGGCGACCGCCGCGCCCGCCGCGCCGGTGGACGTCAGGGCCACTGATCCGCTGTACATTCTCTACACCTCGGGCACCACCGGCGCGCCAAAGGGCGTGGTGCGGGACAACGGCGGCCATGCAGTGGCGCTGTGCTGGACCCTTGAGAACATCTACGACATCGGCCCCGGCGACGTGATGTGGACCGCCTCCGACGTCGGTTGGGTGGTGGGGCATTCCTACATCGTCTACGGCCCGCTGCTGGCCGGCGCCACAACGGTTCTCTACGAAGGCAAGCCAGTGGGCACACCCGACGCCGGCGCGTTCTGGCGGGTCATCCAGGACCACAGGGTCAACGTCCTGTTCACCGCGCCCACCGCGCTGCGGGCCATCCGGAAGGCCGATTCCGAGGCGAAGCTGCTGGCCGGGTACGACATTTCCAGTCTGCGCACCCTGTTTGCCGCCGGTGAACGGCTGGACACCGATACTTTCCACTGGGCCTCCCGGATCCTGGGCGTTCCCGTGGTGGACCACTGGTGGCAGACCGAGACCGGCTGGGCCATCTGCGCGAACCCGCGCGGACTCGACGGGCTGCCGATCAAGGCAGGCTCGCCCAGTGTGCCAATGCCGGGTTTCAAGCTGAATATCGTGGACGGCGCGGGTGCGGACGTCGAGGCGGGCACCGAGGGCAACATCGTGCTGTCGCTGCCGCTGCCGCCGGGCACGCTGACAACGCTGTGGGGCGACGATGAGCGCTACATCTCCTCGTACCTGCAGGCGTTCGAGGGCTACTACGCCACCGGGGACTCCGGTTACCGCGACGAGGACGGATACCTCTTCGTGATGGGCCGCACCGACGACATCATCAACGTCGCGGGCCACCGGCTCTCCACCGGCGCCATGGAACAGGTGATCGGCCAGCACCCGGCCGTCGCCGAGTGTGCCGTAATCGGGCTCGCGGACCCGTTGAAGGGCCAACGTCCCAGCGGTTACGTGGTGCTGAAGTCTGGGGTTGAGGTGTCCGCGGAGATCCTGGTCAAGGACCTCATCGCCTTGGTCCGGCGCGACATCGGCGCCGTCGCGGACTTCAAGCACGTCACCGTCGTCGATGCGCTGCCCAAGACGCGCTCCGGAAAGATCCTGCGCAAGACCATGCGTCAAATCGCCGACGGCGAAGACTACGTGGTGCCCTCGACGATCGAGGACGCCGGCGTGATCGACCAGCTGATCGGGACCCTGCGCCCGGGCCGGTCAATCTCGCCTTAG
- a CDS encoding GntR family transcriptional regulator yields MRASDKAYAALREDIIEWRLAPGTVLAEVEQSERLGISRTPLREALSRLTAEGLTTTAGGRGVVVTDISLEDIDELFELRETLEGKAAALAAERGNAATFEQLRNELRRAPALVSGENPALHDYYALVGRLDAAIDAAIHNSYLAQAMRSLRVHLVRVRRLAADDAERLTAAAAEHAAIAEAIAAGNPRLAEAATTLHLHRSLTHVKATHVPH; encoded by the coding sequence ATGCGCGCAAGCGACAAGGCCTATGCGGCCCTGCGCGAGGACATCATCGAGTGGCGGCTGGCGCCGGGAACGGTACTCGCGGAAGTCGAACAGTCCGAGCGGCTCGGCATCTCCCGCACCCCGCTGCGGGAGGCCTTGAGCCGGCTCACCGCGGAGGGTCTGACCACGACGGCGGGTGGCCGCGGCGTTGTTGTCACCGACATCTCGCTGGAGGACATCGACGAACTTTTTGAACTGCGGGAGACCCTCGAGGGCAAGGCCGCGGCGCTGGCGGCCGAACGCGGCAACGCCGCCACCTTCGAACAGCTGCGCAACGAACTGCGCCGGGCCCCGGCCCTGGTCAGCGGCGAGAATCCCGCCCTGCACGACTACTACGCCTTGGTCGGACGGCTGGACGCAGCCATCGACGCCGCGATCCATAACTCCTACCTCGCCCAGGCAATGCGCAGCCTGCGCGTCCACCTGGTCCGGGTCCGCCGGCTGGCGGCCGACGACGCCGAGCGGCTCACCGCCGCCGCCGCCGAGCATGCCGCCATCGCCGAGGCGATCGCCGCCGGCAACCCCCGGCTGGCCGAGGCTGCCACCACGCTGCACCTGCACCGCAGTCTTACCCACGTCAAAGCCACCCACGTACCCCACTAA
- a CDS encoding sigma factor-like helix-turn-helix DNA-binding protein codes for MTAQLAGLSDDPAEDFRRIVAALTRRTGDPDYAVTLTADVFRTAWAEDRTGTTVGYCSLLSLALRAAAAAVRDADAAAARQPSDAGAIASLRVRDREVLRMVYWDELSMAELAEFLGCSMAQAGIRLDRAYRRAERRLQRRENRRAQTSRRRNGVPL; via the coding sequence ATGACCGCACAGCTCGCAGGACTGAGCGATGATCCGGCCGAAGACTTCCGCCGCATCGTAGCCGCGCTCACCCGACGCACTGGCGACCCTGACTACGCGGTGACGCTCACTGCTGACGTCTTTCGGACAGCCTGGGCCGAGGATCGAACTGGCACGACGGTGGGCTACTGTTCACTGCTTTCCCTTGCGTTGCGCGCCGCCGCAGCAGCAGTCCGGGACGCCGACGCAGCCGCTGCCCGCCAGCCCTCCGACGCCGGCGCGATCGCTTCGCTGAGAGTGCGGGACCGCGAAGTCCTGCGCATGGTCTACTGGGACGAACTCAGCATGGCGGAGTTGGCTGAATTCCTCGGTTGCTCGATGGCCCAGGCCGGTATCCGGCTCGACCGGGCCTACCGCAGGGCCGAAAGGCGGCTGCAACGGCGTGAGAACCGGCGAGCTCAGACATCCCGGAGACGGAACGGGGTGCCGCTGTGA
- a CDS encoding MmgE/PrpD family protein produces the protein MVKEHHVRVYKSEENLPREDQLAFKIATVAADPVAVTAEVTDMVINRVIDNASVAIASLNRAPIVAARAQALTHGPTTGGKGSKVFGIEERVAPEWAAWANGVAVRELDYHDTFLAAEYSHPGDNIPPILAVAQHVGSSGHDLIRGIATGYEIQVNLVKAICLHKHKIDHVAHLGPSAAAGIGTLLGLEVETIFQSIGQALHTTTATRQSRKGEISTWKAHAPAFAGKMAVESADRAIRGQTSPVPIYEGEDGVIAWLLDGPDASYTVPLPTPGEAKRAIMDTYTKEHSAEYQAQAWIDLARKLHGTHPQVTDPANVESVLIKTSHHTHYVIGSGANDPQKYSPTASRETLDHSIPYIFTVALQDGSWHHVDSYAPDRAARPDTVELWHKVTTVEDPEWTRRYHSLDIAEKAFGGTVVITLKDGTVITDEIAVADAHPLGARPFAREQYVNKFRTLAAGLVADAEIDRFLAAAARLPELAAGELDQLNIKAADGVIDLAAAPKGLF, from the coding sequence ATGGTCAAGGAACACCACGTCCGCGTCTACAAGAGCGAAGAAAACCTGCCCCGCGAGGACCAGCTCGCCTTCAAGATTGCAACGGTGGCCGCGGATCCCGTCGCCGTCACCGCCGAGGTCACCGACATGGTCATCAACCGCGTCATCGACAACGCCTCGGTGGCGATTGCCTCGCTGAACCGCGCACCGATCGTCGCCGCCCGCGCCCAGGCGCTGACCCACGGCCCCACCACCGGCGGCAAGGGTTCGAAGGTCTTTGGCATCGAAGAGCGGGTGGCGCCTGAATGGGCGGCCTGGGCCAACGGGGTCGCCGTCCGTGAACTCGATTACCACGACACGTTCCTGGCCGCGGAGTACTCCCACCCGGGCGACAATATTCCGCCGATCCTCGCCGTTGCCCAGCATGTGGGCTCCAGCGGCCACGACCTGATCCGCGGCATCGCCACCGGCTACGAGATCCAGGTCAACCTGGTCAAGGCCATCTGCCTGCACAAGCACAAGATCGACCACGTCGCACACCTCGGCCCCTCTGCCGCCGCCGGTATCGGGACCCTGCTCGGGCTCGAGGTCGAAACGATTTTCCAGTCCATCGGACAGGCCCTGCACACCACCACCGCCACCCGGCAGTCCCGCAAGGGCGAGATCTCCACCTGGAAAGCCCACGCCCCGGCGTTCGCGGGCAAGATGGCCGTCGAGTCCGCGGACCGTGCCATCCGCGGCCAGACGTCGCCGGTGCCGATCTACGAGGGCGAGGACGGTGTAATCGCCTGGCTGCTGGACGGCCCCGACGCCTCCTACACTGTGCCCCTGCCAACGCCCGGCGAAGCCAAACGCGCCATTATGGACACATACACTAAAGAACACTCGGCCGAGTACCAGGCCCAGGCCTGGATCGACCTGGCACGCAAACTCCACGGCACCCACCCGCAGGTCACCGACCCGGCCAACGTGGAATCCGTGCTGATCAAGACCAGCCACCACACGCACTATGTCATCGGTTCCGGGGCAAACGACCCGCAGAAGTACAGCCCCACGGCAAGCCGCGAAACGCTGGACCACTCGATCCCGTACATCTTCACGGTCGCCCTGCAGGACGGCTCCTGGCATCACGTCGATTCCTACGCGCCCGATCGCGCCGCGCGTCCGGACACCGTGGAACTCTGGCACAAGGTCACCACCGTGGAGGATCCGGAATGGACGCGCCGCTACCACTCCCTGGACATTGCGGAGAAGGCTTTCGGCGGCACCGTGGTGATCACGCTCAAGGACGGAACTGTCATCACTGACGAGATTGCCGTCGCCGACGCCCACCCGCTGGGCGCCCGGCCGTTCGCGCGGGAACAGTACGTCAACAAGTTCCGCACCCTCGCTGCCGGCCTCGTCGCCGATGCGGAAATCGACCGTTTCCTCGCCGCCGCCGCCCGCCTGCCGGAGCTCGCCGCCGGGGAGCTGGACCAGCTGAACATCAAGGCCGCCGACGGTGTGATCGACCTGGCCGCAGCACCGAAGGGACTCTTCTAA
- a CDS encoding ATP-binding protein, producing MIHRWSIARRLFVAHLLFMLALTAIVGTATFVDARDHAYYEAGRRMAGVATAVADNPLVLAAAGDANPTALLQPYALQVMEDAQADFITIMAPDRTRWTHPRAEELGKPYIGSIDPALEGRIFTEITAGTLGPSVRTIVPVKDGDGTVRALVAAGVTVRTVDIAVSGRLPALLAIGLALLAGGSVASWLLGRYLRQVTRGWGPEQLAQLFAYYESVLHSVREGVILIDPHGKVVMYNDQAAELLGLTRRASDDKGTSADGGRQEAPSLAELPLAPSLGELFESGRTALDEIHLTGSRVLVVNQGPAIGPVSARGRTGPPVYGTVATIRDRTEIESLGSELETMRTLSDALRAQTHEHANRLHTIVSLMELGRGTEALEFATQDLELSQRLTDDVVSSIDEPVLGALIMGKAAEAHERGVELALTTAVTGTGSSAATGLAVQDLVAILGNLLDNAIDAAAEAPAPKLVELTVAASTGSLEITVEDSGPGIDPQAVEDIFRHGFSTKTPGPFGRGLGLALVRQAVLRLGGTMTITSPAGAMFRVTLPAAPAAATPEPLTTEGKP from the coding sequence ATGATCCACCGCTGGAGCATCGCCAGACGGCTGTTTGTGGCCCACTTGCTCTTTATGCTGGCCCTGACGGCCATCGTCGGCACTGCCACCTTCGTTGACGCACGCGACCACGCCTATTACGAGGCGGGCCGGCGGATGGCCGGCGTCGCGACCGCTGTGGCTGACAACCCCCTGGTGCTGGCGGCGGCAGGGGACGCGAATCCCACCGCCCTGTTGCAGCCGTATGCCCTGCAGGTCATGGAGGATGCCCAGGCGGATTTCATCACGATCATGGCACCGGACCGCACCCGGTGGACCCACCCCCGGGCGGAAGAACTCGGGAAGCCCTACATCGGCTCCATCGATCCGGCCCTCGAGGGCCGGATCTTCACCGAAATCACTGCCGGAACCCTGGGACCGTCAGTACGCACCATCGTCCCGGTCAAGGACGGGGACGGGACCGTCCGGGCGCTGGTTGCGGCCGGTGTGACCGTCCGGACCGTGGACATCGCCGTCTCCGGCAGGCTTCCGGCGCTGCTGGCGATCGGATTGGCCCTCCTCGCTGGCGGATCGGTGGCGTCCTGGCTGCTGGGGCGGTATCTGAGGCAGGTCACCCGCGGCTGGGGACCGGAGCAGCTCGCCCAGCTCTTCGCGTACTACGAATCGGTCCTCCACTCGGTCCGGGAAGGCGTCATCCTGATCGATCCCCACGGCAAGGTCGTGATGTACAACGACCAGGCCGCGGAACTGCTTGGCCTCACCCGCCGGGCGTCCGACGACAAAGGCACGTCTGCCGACGGCGGGCGGCAGGAGGCGCCGTCGCTCGCTGAGCTCCCGCTGGCCCCGAGCCTCGGGGAGCTGTTCGAATCGGGCCGGACCGCGCTGGACGAGATCCACCTGACCGGCTCGCGGGTTCTTGTGGTGAACCAGGGGCCGGCCATCGGTCCAGTTTCTGCCCGGGGACGCACCGGCCCGCCCGTCTATGGCACCGTGGCCACCATCCGCGACCGCACCGAAATCGAATCCCTCGGCAGCGAGCTGGAAACCATGCGCACACTCTCGGATGCCCTGCGGGCCCAGACCCACGAGCACGCCAACCGGCTGCATACGATTGTTTCCCTGATGGAGCTGGGGCGCGGCACCGAAGCCCTGGAATTCGCTACCCAGGACCTCGAACTGAGCCAGCGGCTGACCGATGACGTGGTGAGCTCGATCGATGAGCCCGTGCTCGGCGCCCTCATTATGGGCAAGGCCGCCGAGGCCCATGAGCGGGGCGTCGAATTGGCCCTCACCACAGCAGTGACGGGGACGGGATCATCCGCTGCGACCGGCCTGGCCGTGCAGGACCTCGTGGCGATCCTGGGGAATCTGCTGGACAACGCCATCGATGCGGCTGCCGAGGCGCCGGCCCCGAAACTCGTGGAGCTCACTGTGGCAGCATCAACAGGGTCCCTTGAAATCACTGTGGAGGACAGTGGGCCCGGAATCGATCCGCAGGCTGTGGAAGACATTTTCCGGCACGGCTTCAGCACCAAAACACCCGGTCCGTTCGGGCGCGGCCTTGGCCTGGCCCTGGTCCGCCAGGCGGTGCTGCGGCTCGGCGGTACCATGACGATCACCAGCCCCGCCGGGGCGATGTTCCGCGTCACGCTGCCAGCCGCACCAGCGGCAGCGACGCCGGAACCACTGACCACCGAAGGAAAGCCATGA
- a CDS encoding 8-oxo-dGTP diphosphatase codes for MPSTPVTLCFLLREPEAGSTEVLLGLKLTGFGAGKVVGIGGHVEAGESDAQAVVREVREETGLMVHQEDLADAGNVEFIFPARPEWNMYCRLFTTRRWEGEPAESTEIAPEWFAVDALPLQRMWQDAEHWLPPALAGESIDVVVVLHADNETVATVDRLPVGSRPRRRPTGN; via the coding sequence ATGCCGTCGACTCCCGTCACCCTCTGCTTTCTGCTCCGCGAGCCGGAGGCAGGTTCAACCGAGGTGCTGCTGGGCCTGAAGCTCACCGGCTTTGGTGCCGGAAAGGTCGTGGGCATCGGCGGCCATGTGGAAGCAGGGGAGAGCGATGCCCAGGCCGTTGTCCGGGAAGTGCGGGAAGAAACCGGCCTGATGGTGCACCAGGAGGATCTGGCCGACGCCGGCAACGTCGAGTTCATCTTCCCCGCCCGGCCGGAATGGAACATGTACTGCCGCCTCTTCACCACCCGCCGTTGGGAAGGGGAGCCCGCCGAGAGCACCGAAATCGCGCCGGAATGGTTCGCCGTCGATGCGCTTCCGCTGCAGCGTATGTGGCAGGATGCGGAGCACTGGCTGCCGCCGGCGCTGGCAGGCGAAAGCATCGACGTCGTCGTGGTTCTCCATGCTGACAACGAAACAGTTGCGACGGTCGATAGACTGCCCGTGGGATCGCGGCCCCGGCGCCGGCCAACCGGGAACTAA
- a CDS encoding response regulator — translation MSEIRVLVVEDEPVAAAAHGAYIGRLEGFTLAGSAPDGQSALRLMTDFAAAGTPVELVLLDMNLPDLHGLDIARRMRAAGLFADIIAITAVRELSIVRSAVATGVVQYLIKPFTFATFADKLTSYRHFRQQLASPAEGQTGPGPSQSDVDQAFASLRAPSDLPLPKGLAVSTLDAVQDFMQQQSGAVSASEVMDALGMSRVTARRYLEYLADAGTVSRTARYGAPGRPENEYRWARPGG, via the coding sequence ATGAGCGAAATCCGTGTACTCGTCGTCGAAGACGAGCCCGTCGCGGCAGCCGCCCACGGCGCATATATCGGCCGGCTGGAGGGCTTCACACTGGCCGGCTCGGCCCCGGACGGACAGTCCGCGCTCCGGCTTATGACGGACTTCGCGGCTGCGGGCACCCCGGTGGAGCTGGTGTTGCTGGACATGAACCTGCCGGACCTGCATGGCCTCGACATCGCGCGGCGCATGCGTGCCGCCGGGCTGTTCGCGGACATCATCGCCATCACCGCGGTGCGGGAACTGAGCATTGTCCGCAGTGCCGTCGCCACAGGTGTGGTCCAGTACCTGATCAAACCGTTCACCTTTGCCACCTTCGCGGACAAGCTCACCAGCTACCGCCACTTCCGGCAGCAGCTGGCCTCCCCCGCCGAGGGACAGACCGGCCCGGGCCCGTCGCAGAGCGACGTGGACCAGGCTTTCGCGAGCTTGCGTGCCCCCTCCGACCTGCCCTTGCCCAAGGGTTTGGCCGTGTCCACCCTGGATGCGGTGCAGGATTTTATGCAGCAGCAGTCCGGTGCGGTGTCTGCCAGCGAGGTAATGGACGCGCTGGGTATGTCCCGGGTGACCGCGCGGCGCTACCTGGAATACCTCGCCGACGCCGGTACGGTCTCCCGAACTGCACGCTATGGCGCACCGGGCCGGCCGGAGAACGAATACCGCTGGGCCCGGCCGGGGGGCTAG
- a CDS encoding bifunctional 2-methylcitrate synthase/citrate synthase → MAEQEIKKGLAGVVVDYTAVSKVNPDSNSLLYRGYPVQELAAKCSFEEVAYLLWNGELPSPAQLAEFTARERAGRALDPVVKQVIDALPTSSHPMDVCRTAASVMGARHPLAEDSSREANMAKAADLFAAMPAVVSYDQRWRHGQELVEPRDDLGYSANFLWMAFGEEPVQEVVEAFNVSMILYAEHSFNASTFTARVITSTLSDLHSAVTGAIGALKGPLHGGANEAVMHTFDEIGIRPEESLDEAATRAKAWMEDALAQKKKVMGFGHRVYKHGDSRVPTMKAALDKMIAHYGRPELLGLYNGLESAMDEAKAIKPNLDYPAGPTYHLMGFDTPTFTPLFVASRITGWTAHIMEQLAANSLIRPLSEYNGVEERHLS, encoded by the coding sequence ATGGCTGAACAAGAGATCAAAAAGGGCCTCGCCGGCGTCGTGGTGGATTACACCGCGGTCTCCAAGGTGAACCCGGACAGCAATTCACTGCTCTACCGCGGGTACCCCGTGCAGGAGCTGGCCGCCAAGTGCAGCTTCGAGGAAGTCGCTTACCTGCTCTGGAACGGCGAGCTGCCGTCGCCGGCGCAACTGGCGGAGTTCACTGCCCGGGAACGCGCCGGGCGGGCGCTGGACCCGGTCGTCAAGCAGGTCATTGACGCGCTGCCGACCAGCTCGCATCCGATGGACGTCTGCCGCACGGCGGCCTCTGTTATGGGTGCCCGGCATCCCCTCGCCGAGGACTCCTCCCGCGAGGCAAACATGGCAAAGGCCGCGGACCTCTTCGCTGCGATGCCGGCGGTGGTCTCCTACGACCAGCGCTGGCGCCACGGCCAGGAGCTGGTGGAGCCCCGCGACGACCTGGGCTACTCAGCCAACTTCCTCTGGATGGCCTTCGGTGAGGAGCCCGTCCAGGAAGTTGTTGAGGCTTTTAACGTCTCGATGATCCTGTACGCGGAGCACTCCTTTAATGCCTCGACGTTCACCGCCCGGGTGATCACCTCGACGCTTTCGGACCTGCATTCGGCTGTGACCGGTGCGATCGGGGCGCTAAAGGGCCCGCTGCACGGCGGGGCGAACGAGGCCGTAATGCACACCTTCGATGAGATCGGAATCCGCCCGGAAGAGTCCCTGGACGAGGCAGCCACCCGCGCGAAGGCGTGGATGGAGGATGCGCTGGCGCAGAAGAAGAAGGTCATGGGCTTCGGCCACCGCGTGTACAAGCACGGCGACTCCCGGGTGCCCACCATGAAGGCCGCCCTGGACAAGATGATCGCGCACTATGGCCGGCCGGAGCTGCTGGGGCTGTACAACGGTTTGGAGTCGGCGATGGACGAGGCCAAGGCAATCAAGCCGAACCTCGACTACCCGGCCGGACCCACGTACCACCTGATGGGCTTCGACACCCCGACTTTCACTCCGCTGTTCGTTGCCAGCCGGATCACCGGTTGGACGGCGCACATTATGGAGCAGCTGGCCGCGAACTCGCTGATCCGCCCGTTGAGCGAATACAACGGCGTGGAGGAACGGCACCTGAGCTAG